One genomic region from Melioribacteraceae bacterium encodes:
- the ribD gene encoding bifunctional diaminohydroxyphosphoribosylaminopyrimidine deaminase/5-amino-6-(5-phosphoribosylamino)uracil reductase RibD, translating to MLDESYIQIAIELAKKGKGKVSPRPLCGALLVKNDKIIGAAYRNSPSDQSPEITAIQGSRESTSGAVLYTNLEPCTFSEKEFDCIDIIIESGISKIVIGSVNPNKNLGGTSVRKLKKSGIEVITGILEKECIELNKFFFKHTVSSHPYVTLKMAATVDGKIADKSGNSKWITSVETRSMCHELRSEYDAVLVGYNTVKIDNPHLTVSLVEGRNPGRIILDTDLKISPKSDLVQKNYDRNLMIVTSDKNKTKNKKLTRLAVHGVEVIFVREKKNNYLDLSDILKKLGDRNITSILVEGGRKVFTSFINEKLEDEVLIFMGPKILGDGSSLTGNLGIKGLPKALTYYFKDIDKVGEDVLLRLERR from the coding sequence ATGCTCGACGAATCCTATATACAGATAGCGATTGAACTCGCAAAAAAAGGAAAGGGTAAAGTAAGCCCAAGACCCCTTTGCGGCGCCCTGTTGGTAAAGAATGATAAAATTATTGGCGCTGCATACAGGAATTCCCCTTCGGATCAAAGTCCGGAAATCACGGCTATACAAGGTTCGAGAGAAAGTACTTCGGGCGCTGTTCTTTACACAAATCTTGAACCATGCACTTTCTCAGAGAAAGAATTCGATTGCATTGATATTATTATTGAATCTGGGATCTCAAAAATTGTTATCGGCTCGGTTAACCCTAATAAAAATCTGGGCGGCACTTCTGTTAGGAAATTAAAAAAATCAGGAATCGAAGTCATTACGGGTATCCTGGAGAAGGAATGTATTGAATTAAATAAATTCTTTTTCAAACATACTGTTTCTTCCCACCCGTACGTTACGTTGAAAATGGCCGCTACTGTCGACGGAAAAATTGCAGATAAATCCGGTAATTCGAAATGGATTACTTCGGTCGAAACACGAAGCATGTGTCATGAATTGCGCAGTGAGTATGATGCTGTCCTCGTCGGATATAATACCGTTAAAATTGATAATCCGCATCTTACTGTCAGTCTTGTCGAAGGGCGAAATCCCGGAAGAATTATTCTCGATACTGATCTTAAGATTAGTCCGAAGTCCGATCTCGTTCAGAAAAATTATGACCGTAACCTTATGATTGTGACTTCAGATAAAAATAAAACGAAGAATAAAAAATTAACCCGACTTGCTGTTCATGGTGTGGAAGTCATTTTCGTTCGTGAAAAAAAGAACAATTACCTTGACCTCTCCGATATTCTGAAAAAACTAGGTGATAGAAATATAACCTCTATTCTTGTGGAAGGCGGCCGTAAAGTATTTACAAGCTTTATAAATGAAAAACTTGAAGATGAGGTTTTGATCTTTATGGGACCCAAAATTCTTGGGGACGGGTCGTCACTTACCGGCAATCTGGGAATTAAAGGCCTTCCTAAAGCACTAACCTATTATTTTAAGGATATTGATAAGGTTGGTGAAGATGTACTGTTAAGACTTGAAAGACGATAA
- the greA gene encoding transcription elongation factor GreA codes for MTNLVYLSRERIREMEKELTDLKTNGRKSMAERIAEARSHGDLSENAEYDAAKEEQGLLELKISKLEELLSRARVIDTSNMPKDQAHILSTLTVKNLNNKKTFKYTLVSPEEADLEKGKISISSPVGQALMGVKVGQKVQAKVPAGMINFEVISLE; via the coding sequence GTGACTAATTTGGTATATCTGAGCAGAGAGCGAATTCGTGAAATGGAAAAGGAACTTACTGATTTAAAGACCAATGGTCGTAAATCCATGGCTGAAAGAATTGCCGAAGCAAGATCCCATGGCGATCTTTCTGAAAATGCCGAGTACGATGCCGCTAAAGAAGAACAGGGATTACTTGAATTAAAAATCAGCAAACTGGAAGAACTTCTATCCCGTGCTAGGGTTATAGATACTTCAAATATGCCCAAAGACCAGGCACATATTTTATCGACTCTTACCGTAAAGAATCTTAATAATAAAAAAACTTTTAAGTACACTCTTGTTTCTCCTGAAGAGGCCGATCTTGAAAAGGGAAAAATCTCTATTTCCTCGCCTGTCGGCCAGGCTTTAATGGGAGTAAAAGTTGGTCAGAAGGTTCAGGCAAAAGTTCCGGCCGGTATGATAAATTTTGAAGTTATCAGTCTTGAATAG
- the hpt gene encoding hypoxanthine phosphoribosyltransferase: MKTAGKNEILVGTEKFVPLLTEAVIQKRIAELGKEISEEYKTKLPIFIGILNGSFMFMSDLMKSVSINCEIDFFKLSSYGDEKISSGRVKLVKDLNADITDRHLIIVEDIVDSGLSIKYVEEMIQSHNPASMKVVTLLLKPDSLKYQVKIDYIGFKIPNKFVIGYGLDYAQKYRNLGSIYVLSE, translated from the coding sequence ATGAAAACTGCAGGGAAAAATGAAATTTTAGTTGGTACGGAAAAATTTGTACCGTTATTAACAGAAGCGGTCATTCAAAAAAGAATTGCCGAGCTCGGCAAAGAGATCTCTGAGGAATACAAGACAAAGCTCCCGATTTTTATCGGCATTCTTAACGGATCCTTCATGTTTATGTCCGATCTTATGAAATCGGTCAGCATTAATTGTGAAATCGATTTCTTTAAGCTTTCAAGTTACGGTGACGAAAAGATTTCATCCGGACGTGTAAAACTTGTAAAAGACCTGAACGCGGATATAACTGACAGGCACCTGATTATAGTAGAGGATATTGTCGATTCAGGTCTCTCAATCAAATATGTTGAAGAAATGATCCAGTCTCATAATCCTGCAAGTATGAAGGTAGTCACTCTTCTGCTTAAACCCGACAGTCTGAAATATCAGGTCAAAATTGATTATATTGGCTTCAAAATTCCTAATAAATTTGTAATTGGATACGGGCTGGATTATGCACAGAAGTACAGAAATCTGGGCTCTATCTACGTCTTAAGCGAATAA
- a CDS encoding helix-turn-helix transcriptional regulator — protein sequence MNTILFFVLPKLKLKFKIGTLIVLVLFWFVDRSDVTLLIISFFLMLVIALYFAYRIYLNLKKTGYFFVYALPIVIMYLIGAATAYVYYSDIYLLTLTNTYRISIYILINLSILLAGPNFKIKLFESGQILDFEEYERIIKRLSPAEQKIFTFIIKGKSNIEIAELSHIDKKTVETHLYNMKERLGLKSVNDLRKIADQIKKGEKSSKE from the coding sequence TTGAATACAATACTGTTCTTTGTTCTGCCGAAGCTTAAATTAAAATTTAAGATCGGGACTCTCATAGTTTTAGTCCTGTTCTGGTTCGTAGATAGAAGTGATGTTACGCTCTTAATAATTTCGTTCTTTCTTATGCTTGTAATTGCGTTATATTTTGCGTACCGGATCTATCTTAATCTTAAAAAAACAGGTTACTTTTTTGTTTATGCACTTCCTATTGTTATAATGTATCTTATCGGTGCGGCAACGGCTTATGTTTATTATTCCGATATCTACTTATTAACACTTACTAATACTTACAGGATATCAATTTATATTCTAATTAACCTTAGCATTTTATTAGCCGGGCCAAATTTCAAAATAAAACTTTTTGAATCCGGACAGATTCTGGATTTTGAGGAATATGAGAGGATTATAAAGAGACTTTCACCCGCGGAGCAGAAAATATTTACATTCATCATAAAGGGAAAAAGTAATATAGAAATCGCTGAGCTTTCACACATCGATAAAAAAACAGTTGAGACACATCTTTATAATATGAAGGAGAGATTGGGTTTAAAAAGTGTAAATGACTTACGTAAAATTGCAGATCAGATAAAAAAAGGGGAAAAAAGTTCTAAAGAATAA
- a CDS encoding exodeoxyribonuclease V subunit gamma, translating into MILTKENIKKIDLDFLVQEKITSNRIHELLLIVPTNRKARTLKKEIISLMPARSAHGINIETIGTLSTKLLKKSAAIRQLSEAASTVFIKQSASEIKLRYFSLYKKEIPFGTLDRIRNIISEYKRNGITPVSIRKEAEGLSGSEQLKADDIADIYERYLEKCGRLNAFEIGDVYIKLNNLPCIELINNFQSLFPDTDLVIVNGFDEFTLPEHSIIDTLAKNKRAKLFLNFDYNENNNFIFSHLDKCFRRFIDSGFRIVIDQAEERLNSFRKTVRNELFKIRGKKKVLSDKEKIIKFSAFNRESEIETISKEIKKLIVEEKVEPHKICVVFNLIQNYSLIVRDVFEKNGIPYNLTDRISLDNSNPVTAVINYLEIAENDFYFKNIFRALTGGFIENGDIDFSNLLKVSSELKIVSGRNNWFSSLNDAIESRKYYSGIDESEQGKQIESYKKALVDLNGISLLLKPFEDKLTVSEFLKRLFDFLYKSGIGLRLLSSANNSEENIRGFSTFIDTLNEVFDLMQEEYGTERKFHLHFFMEQIRTACGWARFNVKEKSNYGVQITTLEEIRGLQYDYVFIGGLCDGDLPTRYSPEIFTLPSFKKRAIEHQAQERNLFYQTLIAWNKKIFLSFPATESGRETVESSFLKDFELLFETGTINDEVNNKLICSKEDFEIEIGSNGDELMPGDFLQSDYDYNEIEKAISVEKKREEDPLCVSGYTGFLLDDDVEMLNPESLEILKSYANRQYSISQLEMYAKCPFKFFVERILKIDTIEEPSEDIEAMEMGNILHNILFQFYTRLRELSINLNSCNSETLEHARKLLNQIAYEEISITNFKSPLTFYEKEKIFGIGGNEKESILNRFIEYECENNNDFSPSYFEVRFGSITDESSDSVLSDSKPVTVEGIKLKGKIDRIDVSNTDDTFNIIDYKLSGKKPSFRELKEGVSLQLPVYLYASSQLLKRKFGRDFSPEDMIIYSLKYSEDEFGKIKVVSGDSEIKDSSQLIKLTMQHIRDYVQRITEGKFGLSNREDRETLVCRYCNFKSVCRINSIIA; encoded by the coding sequence ATGATACTTACTAAAGAAAATATAAAAAAGATAGATCTCGATTTTCTCGTTCAGGAAAAAATTACATCGAACAGGATCCACGAACTGCTTTTAATCGTTCCTACGAACCGGAAAGCAAGGACGCTGAAGAAGGAAATAATCTCTCTTATGCCTGCCCGGTCAGCGCACGGAATAAATATAGAGACGATCGGGACTCTCTCAACAAAACTGCTCAAAAAATCGGCCGCGATCCGGCAGCTAAGCGAAGCTGCATCAACTGTTTTTATTAAACAGAGCGCTTCGGAAATTAAGTTGAGATATTTTTCGCTCTATAAAAAAGAGATCCCATTCGGTACTCTCGACCGTATCAGGAATATCATTTCGGAATATAAACGAAATGGAATAACCCCGGTTTCAATCCGGAAAGAAGCTGAAGGACTCTCCGGCTCTGAGCAGCTGAAAGCCGATGATATTGCGGATATATATGAGAGGTATCTCGAAAAGTGCGGCAGACTTAATGCATTCGAGATCGGGGATGTTTACATTAAACTGAATAATCTGCCGTGCATAGAACTGATAAATAATTTTCAATCTCTCTTTCCTGATACGGATCTGGTGATAGTAAACGGATTCGATGAATTTACTCTCCCGGAACATTCGATAATCGATACACTCGCGAAGAATAAGCGGGCTAAACTATTTCTTAATTTCGACTACAATGAGAATAATAATTTTATCTTCTCGCATCTCGATAAGTGTTTTAGAAGATTTATTGATTCCGGTTTCAGGATTGTGATTGATCAGGCAGAAGAACGTCTCAACTCGTTCAGAAAAACAGTTAGAAATGAGCTGTTCAAGATAAGGGGGAAAAAGAAGGTTTTATCGGATAAAGAAAAAATCATAAAATTTTCTGCTTTCAACCGCGAATCTGAAATCGAAACAATATCAAAGGAAATAAAAAAACTGATTGTGGAAGAGAAGGTTGAACCTCATAAAATATGTGTTGTATTCAACCTGATTCAGAATTATTCTCTTATTGTAAGGGATGTTTTCGAAAAGAACGGAATCCCGTATAATTTAACAGATCGAATTTCCCTCGATAATTCCAATCCCGTTACAGCCGTTATCAATTATCTTGAAATAGCAGAGAATGATTTCTACTTTAAAAACATTTTCCGCGCACTAACCGGCGGCTTTATAGAAAACGGCGATATCGATTTCTCAAATCTTCTTAAAGTATCATCGGAATTAAAAATTGTATCGGGTCGGAATAACTGGTTCTCTTCTCTCAATGATGCTATTGAAAGCAGAAAGTATTACTCAGGTATTGATGAATCGGAGCAGGGCAAGCAGATAGAATCTTATAAAAAAGCACTTGTAGATCTCAACGGTATTTCACTTCTTCTAAAACCTTTCGAAGACAAATTAACCGTCAGCGAATTCCTGAAAAGACTCTTTGATTTCCTGTATAAAAGCGGAATAGGTCTCCGGCTTTTATCGTCGGCAAACAATTCAGAAGAAAACATAAGAGGTTTCTCGACATTTATAGACACGCTTAACGAGGTATTCGACCTGATGCAGGAAGAGTATGGAACGGAGAGAAAATTTCATCTCCATTTTTTTATGGAGCAGATAAGAACTGCTTGCGGGTGGGCCCGGTTCAATGTAAAGGAAAAATCGAATTACGGTGTTCAGATAACCACGCTTGAAGAGATTCGCGGACTTCAATACGATTACGTATTTATAGGCGGACTGTGTGATGGCGACCTGCCTACGAGATATTCTCCCGAGATCTTCACATTGCCGTCTTTTAAGAAACGTGCAATCGAGCATCAGGCACAGGAAAGGAATCTTTTCTACCAGACGCTCATTGCCTGGAATAAAAAAATATTCCTTAGTTTCCCGGCAACCGAATCCGGAAGGGAAACAGTTGAATCGTCATTTCTTAAAGATTTTGAGTTGCTTTTCGAAACAGGAACAATAAATGATGAAGTTAACAATAAGCTGATCTGTTCAAAAGAGGACTTTGAAATTGAAATAGGAAGTAACGGTGATGAATTAATGCCTGGAGATTTCTTGCAATCTGATTACGATTACAATGAGATCGAAAAAGCGATCTCGGTTGAGAAAAAGAGGGAAGAAGATCCTTTATGTGTTTCCGGATATACGGGTTTCCTTCTGGATGACGATGTTGAAATGCTAAATCCTGAATCTCTCGAAATTTTAAAATCGTATGCAAACAGGCAGTATTCTATTTCCCAGCTGGAAATGTATGCAAAATGTCCGTTCAAGTTTTTTGTGGAAAGAATATTAAAGATCGATACAATTGAGGAGCCGTCAGAAGATATCGAAGCCATGGAAATGGGAAATATTCTGCATAATATACTTTTTCAGTTCTATACAAGATTGAGGGAATTGAGTATTAACCTTAATTCATGCAATAGTGAAACTCTTGAACATGCTAGAAAATTGTTAAATCAAATTGCTTATGAAGAGATATCAATAACGAATTTCAAATCCCCGCTTACATTTTACGAGAAAGAAAAAATCTTCGGTATCGGCGGAAACGAAAAAGAATCGATTCTTAACCGTTTTATTGAATATGAATGCGAAAATAATAATGATTTTTCCCCTTCATATTTTGAGGTGAGGTTCGGATCTATTACTGATGAGAGTTCGGACTCTGTCTTAAGCGATTCAAAGCCCGTAACAGTTGAGGGAATTAAATTGAAAGGGAAAATCGACCGGATTGATGTCTCGAACACCGACGATACTTTTAATATAATTGACTATAAGCTGAGCGGTAAGAAACCTTCTTTCCGTGAATTGAAAGAGGGTGTTTCGCTTCAATTGCCGGTCTATCTTTATGCCTCTTCACAGCTGTTAAAGAGAAAATTTGGCAGAGACTTTTCTCCCGAAGATATGATAATCTATTCCTTAAAATATTCTGAAGATGAGTTCGGGAAAATAAAAGTCGTTTCGGGTGATTCGGAGATAAAAGATTCATCTCAGCTGATTAAATTAACAATGCAGCATATTCGGGATTATGTACAAAGAATTACTGAGGGGAAATTCGGACTCTCAAATCGTGAGGACCGGGAAACTCTGGTCTGCAGGTACTGCAATTTTAAATCTGTCTGCAGAATTAATTCAATTATTGCTTAG
- a CDS encoding M14 family zinc carboxypeptidase, producing MLKNIDFQKLYDQHENYFERSISTERVTHSRIIKSIDRKGSDFDVEIAGRSIEGRIIQSITLGKGKKNILLWSQMHGDEPTATAALFDLFNFFSCDDQFSDFKKMILNKLSMTFIPMLNPDGAECHSRVNRINVDVNRDALRRITPEAEILWKYSDRLRPEFGFNLHDQNSYYTAGRSGKSSAISMLAPPFNFANEINESRKQSMQVISAINNVLGNLIPGHIARYKDDHEPRSFGDNFIGTGISSILIESGFIIGDRNKDLIRKLNFISLLAALNTIADESYKKINFQDYYSIPENQSLLFDLLIRNVYSVSNGTSYKVDIGINREKKFDQDSNSFFYKGKIAEIGDLSVYKGIEEHDLNGFTVEPGRVFEKEFRSMPENSEIDQLLKSGYCTIRLEPGAIGSNYSEKPINIVPSFSKYSPIIAVDEPANLILTDNKTGFTVLNGFLIPSDLSKNSILNGIVIS from the coding sequence TTGCTGAAAAATATCGACTTTCAAAAGCTGTATGATCAACATGAAAATTATTTTGAGCGGTCAATAAGTACAGAACGAGTTACACATTCCCGGATAATAAAATCAATTGACCGGAAAGGAAGTGATTTTGATGTTGAAATTGCGGGGAGATCTATTGAAGGCAGAATAATTCAATCAATCACGCTTGGAAAAGGAAAGAAAAATATTCTGCTCTGGTCGCAAATGCACGGTGATGAGCCGACCGCAACAGCAGCTCTGTTCGACCTGTTCAATTTCTTTTCGTGCGACGACCAGTTTTCTGATTTCAAAAAAATGATTCTTAATAAATTAAGCATGACTTTCATTCCGATGCTGAATCCCGACGGTGCCGAATGTCATTCAAGGGTAAATAGAATTAATGTGGACGTGAACCGGGATGCTCTCCGGAGAATTACACCTGAAGCTGAGATTTTATGGAAATATTCGGACAGGCTCAGACCCGAATTCGGTTTCAACCTCCACGATCAGAACAGTTATTATACGGCCGGCAGATCCGGGAAGAGTTCTGCAATTTCGATGCTCGCGCCCCCCTTCAATTTCGCTAACGAAATTAATGAGAGCCGTAAGCAGAGTATGCAGGTAATTTCTGCAATCAACAATGTACTTGGGAATTTAATACCCGGGCATATAGCACGCTACAAAGACGATCATGAGCCGAGATCGTTCGGCGATAATTTTATCGGGACAGGCATAAGCTCTATATTGATTGAATCGGGATTTATTATAGGCGACAGGAATAAGGACCTGATCCGTAAGCTTAATTTCATCTCTCTTTTAGCGGCGTTAAACACTATTGCAGATGAAAGCTATAAAAAAATTAATTTTCAGGATTATTATTCCATTCCCGAGAATCAATCATTGTTGTTCGATCTGCTTATCAGGAATGTTTATTCAGTGAGTAACGGCACATCATATAAAGTTGATATCGGGATTAACAGGGAGAAAAAATTCGACCAGGATTCTAACAGTTTTTTTTATAAAGGGAAAATTGCTGAAATAGGCGACCTTTCGGTTTATAAAGGGATTGAAGAGCACGATTTAAACGGATTTACAGTGGAACCGGGGAGAGTTTTCGAAAAAGAATTCCGTTCAATGCCTGAAAATTCCGAGATTGATCAACTGCTGAAATCAGGATACTGCACAATCAGATTAGAGCCCGGCGCAATCGGCTCTAATTATTCGGAAAAGCCGATCAACATTGTGCCCTCTTTTTCAAAGTATTCTCCCATTATTGCTGTAGACGAGCCGGCAAATTTAATCCTGACCGATAATAAAACCGGTTTTACAGTGTTAAACGGATTTCTAATTCCATCGGATCTATCAAAGAATTCAATACTAAATGGAATTGTAATTTCTTAA
- a CDS encoding DUF2461 family protein yields MKNNFSGFNEGIFEFLSGLNKNNNVEWFHRNRDRYQKNLVEPAKAFISEIAPFLNRMNPSIRTEPKFNETIMRLNKDMRFAKGEPYRPFLLIHFGRFKLDSEFYLYFDKNGAELGLFINNSPQKDLFFKKNLIKYKKEIIEICSARRIDNNFNLSDLEDDMTIVVKKFIAERDFDQLNKIDLILLQKKNGPSKRILFSKGIVGEMIKMIYQLYPLYCFAISPQPLKLLQKFEDDFGEAV; encoded by the coding sequence GTGAAAAATAATTTCTCCGGATTCAATGAAGGAATCTTCGAATTTCTCAGCGGGTTAAATAAGAATAACAACGTTGAATGGTTTCACCGTAACAGGGACAGATATCAGAAAAACCTTGTAGAACCCGCCAAAGCGTTTATAAGTGAAATTGCACCGTTTCTTAACAGGATGAATCCTTCAATCCGCACCGAGCCGAAATTTAACGAAACAATAATGCGGCTCAATAAGGATATGAGATTTGCAAAGGGAGAACCCTACCGCCCATTCCTGCTAATTCATTTCGGAAGATTCAAGCTAGACAGCGAGTTCTACCTTTACTTTGATAAAAACGGAGCTGAGCTTGGATTGTTCATCAATAACTCACCGCAAAAAGACCTGTTCTTTAAAAAGAACCTGATTAAATACAAAAAAGAGATTATTGAGATCTGCAGTGCCCGGAGAATCGATAATAATTTCAACCTCTCCGACCTTGAAGATGATATGACTATAGTTGTGAAAAAATTTATTGCGGAGAGAGATTTTGATCAATTAAATAAGATTGATCTGATTCTTCTTCAAAAGAAAAACGGACCTTCCAAAAGAATTTTATTTTCGAAAGGAATAGTCGGGGAGATGATAAAGATGATTTACCAACTCTATCCCCTCTACTGTTTTGCAATTTCACCACAGCCGTTAAAACTTCTTCAAAAATTTGAAGATGATTTCGGCGAAGCAGTTTAA
- a CDS encoding thioredoxin family protein, producing the protein MATDKLVLGSKAPEFKLPATDGRTYSLDTFADKKYLIVIFSCNHCPYVQAYEDRIIGIQNDYREHLSIAAVSSNETVNYPEDSFEKMKERADLKKFNFPYLFDETQETAKAYGATHTPEIFLFDEERKLVFHGKIDDNWQDPANVKSKYLRNALDELITGKKISVPETFTIGCTIKWRN; encoded by the coding sequence ATGGCCACCGATAAACTTGTTTTAGGATCGAAGGCCCCGGAATTCAAACTGCCTGCAACCGATGGAAGAACCTATTCGCTCGATACGTTCGCTGACAAAAAGTACCTTATCGTAATATTCAGCTGTAATCATTGTCCTTATGTTCAGGCCTATGAGGACAGAATTATCGGGATACAAAATGATTACCGTGAACACCTTAGTATTGCCGCGGTCAGTTCGAATGAAACGGTAAATTACCCTGAAGATTCGTTTGAAAAAATGAAGGAGAGGGCAGATCTGAAGAAGTTTAATTTCCCGTACCTGTTCGATGAAACACAGGAAACCGCTAAAGCATACGGTGCTACGCATACTCCCGAAATATTCTTGTTTGATGAAGAACGTAAACTGGTTTTCCATGGAAAGATAGACGATAACTGGCAGGATCCGGCAAATGTAAAATCAAAATACCTTAGAAATGCTCTCGATGAACTGATAACAGGAAAAAAAATCTCCGTACCTGAGACGTTTACAATCGGTTGTACAATAAAGTGGAGGAATTGA
- the tilS gene encoding tRNA lysidine(34) synthetase TilS, which produces MKKIEQKVFEFIAQYGMIKEGDRLLIAVSGGPDSVFALYLLNRFKKKFKIDINALHFNHSLRGKESEDDQLFVFDLCEKLEVPCHFVKLDVKTHARANKYSIEESARLLRYENLQNFSTKLKCNKIVTAHNQNDNTETVLLNLFSGTGAGGFTGIPVKRGNIIRPLMCLTKEEILDYLNRSGIPFRIDSSNLQSDFKRNYIRNNVIPLLKEKVNPSLDAAVFRSSKILEGTLKTVLSGTYKSAGKYITYKHDRLKINNNLFEFHEESVAGGLLKDYLARYYKYQFNYSDLTKLFKLSRTHRGKSVQLRKDLMAVKESDSIFILKKNVSNEELFYQLESGSEITVGKKRIGIIKVGRSDVRYNGEGDVEYISADKSDGMFILRKWKNGDRFIPLGMKGYKKVSDFLTGNKISSVEKKDQLVLTNRNNIVWIIGLRIDDRYKVNSKTKSIYKLWMK; this is translated from the coding sequence ATGAAAAAGATTGAACAGAAAGTTTTTGAGTTTATCGCTCAATATGGGATGATCAAAGAAGGCGATAGGTTGTTGATCGCAGTAAGCGGTGGACCAGATTCCGTTTTTGCCCTATATCTGCTTAACAGATTTAAAAAGAAATTTAAAATTGATATAAACGCTCTCCATTTTAATCATTCACTCCGCGGAAAAGAATCTGAAGACGATCAATTGTTTGTCTTCGATCTCTGTGAAAAATTAGAAGTCCCCTGTCATTTTGTTAAACTCGATGTTAAAACCCATGCCAGGGCTAATAAATATTCTATTGAAGAGTCGGCTCGACTGCTTCGCTACGAAAATCTTCAAAATTTTTCTACTAAGCTAAAATGTAATAAAATTGTTACGGCGCACAATCAGAACGATAATACTGAAACTGTCCTCTTGAATCTTTTCTCCGGGACTGGCGCCGGAGGATTCACCGGCATTCCGGTTAAGCGGGGCAATATTATCCGGCCTCTGATGTGCCTTACAAAGGAAGAGATTCTGGATTACCTTAATCGATCCGGCATTCCATTCAGAATTGATTCTTCTAATCTTCAATCTGATTTCAAAAGAAATTACATCAGGAATAATGTTATTCCTCTCTTGAAGGAAAAAGTGAATCCATCACTGGATGCTGCTGTTTTCCGGTCTTCAAAAATTCTCGAAGGCACTCTTAAAACTGTTTTAAGCGGGACTTACAAGAGTGCTGGTAAATATATTACCTATAAACACGATCGGCTGAAGATAAATAATAATTTATTTGAGTTTCATGAGGAATCGGTTGCCGGCGGATTATTGAAAGATTACCTCGCCAGGTATTATAAGTACCAGTTTAATTATTCCGATTTAACAAAATTATTTAAATTGAGCCGTACGCATAGAGGAAAATCCGTTCAGCTGAGAAAGGATTTGATGGCTGTTAAGGAAAGCGATTCCATATTTATCCTCAAAAAAAACGTCAGCAACGAAGAACTTTTCTATCAGCTTGAGTCAGGGAGTGAAATTACTGTTGGAAAAAAACGAATCGGTATTATAAAAGTCGGTCGCTCTGATGTAAGATACAATGGTGAAGGGGATGTTGAATATATTAGTGCAGATAAGTCGGATGGTATGTTTATATTGCGTAAGTGGAAAAACGGGGACAGGTTTATTCCGCTCGGAATGAAAGGATATAAGAAGGTATCTGATTTTTTAACGGGCAATAAAATCAGCTCTGTTGAAAAAAAAGATCAGCTTGTTCTTACAAACCGGAACAATATTGTATGGATTATCGGTTTAAGAATTGACGATCGTTATAAGGTTAATTCAAAAACAAAAAGTATTTATAAATTATGGATGAAATGA
- a CDS encoding class IV adenylate cyclase, with protein MALNLELKIKTPSHTSIIKKMRKPDYKFIRELKQKDVYYKVKKGLLKLRIENGEYILIKYLRDEKGKRWSNYYLLKLIGDNPEEYLSAIFRIDSVVEKKRKLYMYKNTRIHLDKVKGLGNFLELESVVKRSRKTSEKEFYQVVRDLNLDLSGQIRASYKKLIGRIK; from the coding sequence ATGGCCCTCAATCTTGAACTTAAAATTAAAACTCCTTCGCATACTTCTATAATTAAAAAAATGAGGAAACCGGATTATAAATTTATCCGTGAACTGAAACAGAAAGATGTCTATTACAAAGTTAAAAAAGGTCTGCTAAAGCTCCGAATCGAAAATGGTGAATATATTCTTATCAAATATCTGCGGGACGAAAAAGGGAAACGCTGGAGTAATTACTATTTGTTGAAACTTATTGGTGACAATCCTGAAGAATATCTAAGCGCTATCTTCAGAATTGATTCAGTTGTAGAAAAAAAGAGAAAACTTTATATGTATAAGAATACACGTATCCATCTCGATAAAGTAAAAGGTCTTGGAAATTTCCTGGAATTGGAGTCGGTAGTAAAAAGGAGCAGAAAAACCTCAGAAAAGGAATTTTATCAGGTTGTTAGGGATCTGAATCTTGATTTGTCCGGACAGATCAGGGCTTCCTATAAAAAATTAATAGGTAGAATTAAATGA